Proteins found in one Chengkuizengella sediminis genomic segment:
- the nagZ gene encoding beta-N-acetylhexosaminidase produces MNKWVLIFFIFIISFLTACQSDDPLDLSQPPSTEISDSNPPNDDQSSSTEDEQEQDPIIQQLEQMTLKQKIGQLFVVGFDGLEPNDQIKTLIQEHHVGGIILFSRNIETSKQLLQLTNDLKQLNQSNQIPLIISVDEEGGRVSRLPSNATKFPSNLFIGGKGDPVLTHDIGLVIGNELAAHGFNLDYAPVFDIFSNPKNTVIGDRAYGTTPEIVKEHGNAFMFGLQKSNVISVVKHFPGHGDTVIDSHKGLPVVHKTVEQLKELELQPFQEAIQEGADVVMAAHIQYPNIDGSGRPASLSKILITELLRNDMDFQGVVITDDMEMGAIKKHYGAGEAAVYAVQAGVDLLLYSHHYDLQKEAIQSIEVAIETGEITLQQLNESVERILRLKEKYNLNDDPQSKAGLEIVGSEKHQAVRDQLMD; encoded by the coding sequence ATGAATAAATGGGTCTTAATATTCTTTATTTTCATAATTAGTTTTCTAACGGCCTGTCAAAGTGATGATCCCTTAGATTTAAGTCAACCCCCATCAACAGAAATTTCAGATTCTAATCCACCAAATGATGATCAGTCTTCTTCCACAGAAGACGAGCAAGAACAAGATCCAATCATACAGCAACTTGAACAAATGACATTAAAACAAAAAATTGGTCAACTTTTTGTAGTTGGTTTTGATGGTTTGGAACCAAATGATCAAATTAAAACCTTGATTCAAGAGCACCATGTTGGTGGCATTATTTTATTTAGTAGAAATATTGAAACAAGTAAACAGCTTTTACAGCTAACCAATGATTTAAAGCAACTAAATCAATCAAATCAAATCCCTTTAATTATCTCTGTAGATGAAGAGGGCGGTAGAGTATCTCGTTTGCCAAGCAATGCGACCAAATTCCCATCCAATTTATTTATAGGAGGCAAGGGTGATCCTGTCCTAACTCATGATATTGGGTTAGTTATTGGTAATGAATTGGCAGCACATGGTTTTAATTTGGATTACGCACCTGTTTTTGATATTTTCAGTAATCCCAAAAATACTGTTATTGGAGACCGTGCTTATGGAACAACACCAGAGATAGTCAAAGAACATGGAAACGCATTTATGTTCGGTTTGCAAAAATCGAATGTCATTTCTGTTGTGAAACATTTCCCCGGTCACGGTGATACTGTCATTGATTCACATAAAGGTTTACCTGTTGTTCATAAAACGGTAGAGCAGCTGAAAGAACTGGAACTTCAACCATTTCAAGAAGCAATACAGGAAGGTGCAGATGTAGTGATGGCTGCCCATATTCAATACCCTAACATAGATGGGAGTGGAAGACCTGCATCATTATCTAAAATACTCATTACGGAGTTATTACGAAATGATATGGATTTTCAAGGTGTTGTTATCACGGATGATATGGAAATGGGAGCGATTAAAAAACATTACGGAGCAGGAGAAGCCGCGGTATATGCTGTTCAAGCTGGGGTGGATCTTTTACTTTATTCACATCACTATGATTTACAGAAGGAAGCTATTCAATCAATAGAAGTCGCTATAGAAACAGGAGAGATTACTTTACAGCAGTTAAATGAAAGTGTCGAGAGGATACTAAGGCTAAAGGAGAAATATAATCTAAATGATGACCCTCAATCTAAAGCAGGTCTTGAGATTGTAGGTTCTGAGAAACATCAAGCTGTAAGAGATCAACTAATGGATTAA
- a CDS encoding GNAT family N-acetyltransferase, translating to MIDTDRLIFRKYTLEDLDFLISMTSDPEMMKYIGKGTTWTEDFTKERMKLWMSRYEEGHISLMLAIRKSDQSFIGHAGLLPQEVEGKDELEVGYWIAKPYWGQGYASEAAIAWKEYGMNHLGKDRLISLIKLGNKGSQKVAKKNGMTLEKEIVFHEVEAEMWSIHR from the coding sequence ATGATAGACACAGATCGTCTCATCTTTCGAAAATATACATTGGAAGATTTGGACTTTTTAATCTCAATGACCTCTGATCCAGAAATGATGAAATACATTGGTAAAGGAACAACCTGGACTGAGGATTTTACGAAAGAACGAATGAAGTTATGGATGAGCAGATATGAAGAAGGCCATATTAGTCTTATGTTAGCCATTAGAAAATCAGATCAATCTTTTATCGGACATGCAGGACTGCTTCCACAAGAAGTAGAAGGGAAAGATGAACTAGAAGTTGGTTATTGGATCGCTAAACCCTATTGGGGTCAAGGTTATGCTTCTGAAGCAGCTATCGCTTGGAAGGAATACGGGATGAACCATTTAGGGAAAGATAGATTAATTTCACTTATAAAACTTGGAAACAAAGGTTCACAGAAGGTAGCCAAGAAAAATGGAATGACCTTAGAAAAAGAAATTGTATTTCATGAGGTAGAAGCAGAAATGTGGTCCATTCATCGATAA
- a CDS encoding DUF4184 family protein, with protein sequence MPFTFSHPLYAIPLKWIKPKYFCVTGLVLGSMSPDFEYFIALEPYRTIGHSVTGLFMQSIPLSILFAFIFHKIIVKTLSLHLPSFYNLDMRSYQVFHSWQLNTFRKWIVFLTSVVIGFYSHIFVDSFTHTGGYFVLRFSFFSNTINSIPIYKFLQHILSLSGLLFLTLLCFKVLRKQNNFQRKRIISQKQKLKYWSVVLFTALVVTTLKLLFTSSTNIIGIIIVSPISGTLLGIFAASMFYKINKRRNIK encoded by the coding sequence ATGCCATTCACTTTCTCACACCCTCTATATGCCATTCCACTAAAATGGATCAAACCAAAGTATTTTTGTGTTACTGGTCTCGTACTAGGAAGTATGTCCCCTGATTTTGAGTATTTCATAGCATTGGAACCCTATCGAACAATAGGTCACTCAGTAACAGGATTATTTATGCAATCTATTCCTCTAAGTATTTTATTTGCTTTCATTTTTCATAAAATAATAGTTAAAACCCTATCATTACATTTACCAAGTTTCTATAACTTAGATATGAGATCCTATCAAGTGTTTCATTCATGGCAGTTAAATACGTTTCGAAAATGGATTGTTTTTTTAACCTCAGTAGTTATTGGATTCTATTCTCATATATTTGTAGATTCTTTTACACATACAGGTGGTTATTTTGTTTTAAGATTTTCATTTTTTTCAAACACAATAAATTCGATACCTATATATAAGTTCCTACAACACATATTATCTTTATCGGGTCTTTTGTTCCTAACCCTTCTTTGTTTCAAAGTATTACGCAAACAAAATAACTTTCAAAGAAAAAGAATCATTAGTCAAAAGCAGAAACTAAAATACTGGAGTGTTGTTTTATTCACTGCTTTGGTAGTTACTACATTGAAACTATTATTTACATCTAGCACTAATATAATTGGGATCATAATAGTATCTCCCATTTCTGGAACTTTATTAGGTATATTTGCAGCATCAATGTTTTATAAAATAAATAAAAGGAGAAATATAAAATGA
- a CDS encoding ComF family protein — translation MFKEKVHFIQTQWQFLRSIFSNNASTCLICKVTPQTYQTLSLCKPCAAMIPWITKVLCPICGRFEVCHDCVRRSNTYYEYNRSSVEYNDTMREWLALYKYRGNERIESLFIKMVDYAFQSLLMSTPLQIHSIDCFTYIPLSEQRLQERGFNQAERFARGLSNKHQIPVIELLKRTRHTEKQSVGSRSNRFSNIQGAFVINEKEVWRLNKKGALHIVVIDDVYTTGSTLNECAKVITSHLSAKVYGATWAR, via the coding sequence ATGTTTAAAGAAAAGGTTCATTTTATTCAAACTCAATGGCAGTTTCTACGTTCGATCTTTTCTAATAACGCTAGTACATGTTTAATTTGTAAAGTAACTCCCCAAACCTACCAAACCTTATCCTTATGTAAACCATGTGCTGCTATGATACCATGGATAACGAAAGTTTTATGCCCCATTTGTGGACGATTTGAAGTTTGTCATGATTGTGTTCGTAGATCAAACACATATTATGAATATAACAGAAGTTCGGTGGAATACAATGACACCATGCGTGAATGGTTGGCGTTATATAAATATAGAGGGAATGAAAGAATCGAAAGTTTATTTATAAAAATGGTAGATTATGCGTTCCAGTCGTTATTAATGTCCACTCCCTTACAGATTCACTCTATTGACTGCTTCACTTATATCCCATTAAGTGAACAAAGATTACAAGAGAGAGGTTTTAATCAAGCAGAGCGATTTGCTCGAGGTCTGAGTAATAAACATCAAATCCCTGTCATTGAGCTTTTGAAACGAACTCGACATACTGAAAAACAAAGTGTGGGTTCTAGGTCCAATCGTTTTTCTAATATACAAGGAGCCTTTGTTATCAATGAAAAAGAAGTATGGCGATTAAATAAGAAGGGGGCTTTGCATATCGTTGTGATTGATGATGTATATACAACGGGGAGTACGTTAAATGAGTGTGCGAAGGTGATTACGTCTCACTTGTCTGCTAAGGTATATGGGGCGACTTGGGCGAGGTGA
- a CDS encoding DEAD/DEAH box helicase, producing MKVHLYAVNHSMDQDGKRNFWRWYVSFEMQVDAQYWFRQRNHPYIVVLKPKLPLGIALEYCKIFHSFARLKYSNQDSKQLTQKWVRFMLLHQEHVQLSENLQKQLSFKFVQAVQYKNHADFNMNSKMESKIIQSIQGRELLQAEFIHVLKRLGYTTEDQWTAIIQHLYLTGQIEIKSGVTMNQKKSFPWLQQQKEMTCHRCGSGREYMYETLCLFCEENCLYCEHCITMGKSRYCTPLIQGKGSSSSHMQSQVLMNKMHPSSDLKHWNLSQPQIEAVRTASAFLNEMKHNITATKPPHFLIWAVTGAGKTEMIFPLIQQEINNGHQVMLATPRKDVVLELQPRLQKAFPHLQIVTLYGGSPQKWEEGNLFIATTHQLLRFWQKFDCIIIDELDAFPFHNNGMLQYAAMKACKPQGRYIMLSATPPAQMVKLIEQGQLPHVKVPVRYHRHPLPIPQRVSFPSLHHICSNDQIEFTSLKGPINKFRVEKGLLQRIRDTMKKEAICFIFLPKIKYINPFVQYLRTKCKDVNVQGVSSIDKQRELKVQAFRNREIQILVTTTILERGVTVPNTDVYIIDADSNMFDEAALVQMAGRAGRSAQYPDGKVYFFSNEKTKSQVVTMKQIKQMNTLAEQKGYLKEEYSR from the coding sequence ATGAAAGTCCATTTATATGCTGTAAATCATTCAATGGATCAAGATGGTAAACGAAATTTTTGGAGATGGTATGTATCATTTGAGATGCAAGTAGATGCTCAGTATTGGTTCAGACAAAGGAATCACCCGTATATCGTTGTGCTTAAGCCGAAGTTACCGTTAGGTATAGCCTTGGAGTATTGCAAAATATTTCATTCATTTGCTCGATTAAAATATTCGAATCAAGATAGTAAACAACTGACTCAAAAATGGGTTCGTTTTATGCTTCTACATCAGGAACATGTGCAGTTAAGTGAAAATCTACAGAAACAGCTATCTTTCAAATTTGTTCAAGCAGTTCAATATAAGAACCATGCTGATTTCAACATGAATTCGAAAATGGAAAGTAAAATTATACAATCCATTCAGGGTAGAGAATTACTACAAGCTGAATTTATTCATGTATTAAAAAGGTTAGGTTACACAACCGAAGATCAATGGACAGCGATCATTCAACACTTATATTTAACAGGACAAATTGAAATTAAAAGTGGAGTAACGATGAACCAGAAAAAATCATTCCCTTGGTTACAGCAACAGAAAGAAATGACTTGTCATCGTTGCGGTAGCGGTAGAGAATACATGTACGAAACATTATGTTTATTTTGTGAAGAAAATTGCCTGTATTGTGAGCACTGCATTACGATGGGGAAAAGCAGGTATTGTACGCCGCTAATTCAGGGGAAAGGATCATCTTCATCCCACATGCAATCACAAGTTTTAATGAATAAGATGCACCCATCAAGTGATTTGAAACATTGGAACTTAAGCCAACCACAAATAGAAGCAGTGAGAACTGCATCAGCATTTTTAAATGAAATGAAACATAACATTACGGCAACAAAACCTCCCCACTTTTTAATATGGGCTGTTACTGGTGCAGGGAAAACGGAAATGATTTTTCCTTTAATCCAACAAGAAATAAATAATGGTCATCAAGTGATGCTGGCTACACCCCGAAAAGATGTAGTTCTTGAATTGCAACCACGTTTACAAAAAGCTTTTCCGCATTTACAAATCGTAACCCTGTATGGTGGAAGCCCTCAAAAATGGGAAGAAGGAAATTTGTTCATTGCTACAACACATCAGTTGCTTCGTTTTTGGCAAAAGTTTGATTGCATCATTATTGATGAACTAGATGCTTTTCCTTTTCATAACAATGGTATGTTACAGTATGCTGCAATGAAAGCATGCAAACCACAAGGGAGATACATCATGTTATCAGCCACACCTCCTGCACAGATGGTCAAATTGATAGAACAAGGTCAACTTCCTCATGTGAAAGTGCCCGTACGATACCATCGACATCCGTTACCTATTCCTCAAAGAGTATCTTTCCCATCTTTACATCACATTTGTTCAAATGATCAAATTGAATTCACATCATTAAAAGGGCCCATAAATAAATTCCGAGTAGAGAAAGGTTTATTACAACGTATCAGAGACACAATGAAAAAGGAGGCGATTTGTTTTATCTTTCTACCGAAAATAAAGTATATCAACCCATTTGTTCAATACTTAAGAACAAAATGTAAGGATGTAAATGTGCAAGGCGTTTCTTCAATCGATAAACAACGAGAGCTGAAAGTACAAGCTTTTCGAAATAGAGAGATTCAAATATTAGTGACAACTACGATATTAGAAAGAGGGGTAACGGTACCTAATACAGATGTTTATATTATCGATGCGGACTCTAACATGTTTGATGAAGCGGCTTTAGTGCAAATGGCAGGACGAGCTGGGAGGTCAGCGCAATATCCCGATGGAAAAGTGTACTTTTTCTCAAATGAGAAAACAAAAAGTCAGGTAGTGACCATGAAACAAATCAAACAAATGAATACATTAGCTGAGCAAAAAGGATATCTGAAGGAAGAATACTCTAGATAA
- a CDS encoding response regulator transcription factor, with product MNNDHKVRVIIADDHALFREGLKRILEMEDQLEVISECGDGSEVLECCKKHKPDVLLLDINMPNENGVITTEKVTQHFPFVKIVILSIHDDESYVFETLKKGASGYLLKDMESNELIHAINSVVKGYSYIHPKVSGKLINHLRRMTYLNETGIAKPQEQQSKVTSNVRYIYDLENPLTKREAEVLCLMAEGRNNKAIGEQLFISEKTVKNHVSSILQKLEVEDRTQAVINSIKKGWVTL from the coding sequence ATGAATAATGATCATAAAGTAAGAGTGATCATTGCAGATGACCACGCTCTTTTTAGGGAAGGGTTAAAAAGAATTTTAGAAATGGAGGATCAGTTGGAAGTCATATCTGAATGCGGGGATGGCAGTGAAGTGTTAGAATGCTGTAAGAAGCATAAACCCGACGTTCTTTTATTAGACATTAATATGCCAAATGAAAATGGTGTAATAACAACAGAGAAAGTCACTCAACATTTTCCTTTTGTAAAAATTGTTATTTTATCTATTCATGATGACGAAAGTTATGTATTTGAGACCCTAAAAAAAGGGGCATCCGGTTATTTATTGAAGGACATGGAATCAAATGAGTTAATTCATGCGATTAACTCTGTAGTGAAAGGGTATTCATACATACATCCGAAAGTATCCGGTAAATTAATCAACCACTTAAGAAGAATGACTTACTTAAATGAAACTGGGATTGCCAAACCACAGGAGCAGCAATCAAAGGTAACTTCAAATGTACGATACATATATGATTTAGAAAACCCTCTAACAAAACGTGAAGCGGAGGTCCTTTGTTTGATGGCAGAAGGTAGAAATAACAAAGCAATTGGCGAGCAATTATTTATAAGTGAAAAAACAGTAAAAAATCATGTGAGCAGCATATTACAGAAATTAGAAGTAGAAGATCGTACTCAAGCAGTAATTAATTCAATTAAAAAAGGTTGGGTCACACTTTAA
- a CDS encoding sensor histidine kinase codes for MTNLDAIDKVITKTMEVMDDSKYQIYEISESARSELEVLNNDLIRVMGEIDKVIRIVDDFELKFRDARNRLSEVSRDLHQYGENDIRRAYETANNFQIELIVYREKEKNLKDRRDDLHQRIKNIEGTIHRAENVVSQMNVVVDYLKGDLSQVSRILETAKNRQLIGLKIILALEEERKRISREIHDGIAQSMANLVLRTEIVERMLSKKKYDTLMDEFNDFKNQMRSGLEEVRKIIFNLRPMALDDLGLVPALRKYLHDFEEKYVLKTSIDVHGHEIRLSSAMEVAIYRFVQEFCSNTYKHADASQIKLDISFENEMISICLEDDGLGFDVEQMELKILGGSHYGIIGMRERVELLEGDFEIRSASNKGTQITMKVPVNESEEKE; via the coding sequence GTGACGAACTTGGATGCTATCGATAAAGTCATAACAAAAACAATGGAAGTCATGGATGATAGCAAGTATCAAATATATGAAATCTCTGAAAGTGCTCGCTCTGAGTTAGAAGTTTTAAATAATGATTTAATTAGAGTCATGGGAGAAATCGACAAAGTTATACGTATTGTTGATGATTTTGAATTAAAATTTAGAGATGCTAGAAACAGACTCTCGGAAGTAAGTCGGGACCTGCATCAGTATGGAGAAAACGATATTCGAAGAGCCTATGAAACAGCAAATAACTTTCAAATTGAGTTAATTGTTTATCGTGAGAAGGAAAAGAATCTAAAAGATCGAAGAGATGATTTGCACCAAAGAATTAAAAATATCGAAGGTACGATTCATCGTGCAGAAAACGTTGTTTCTCAAATGAATGTTGTGGTTGATTATTTGAAAGGTGACTTAAGCCAAGTTTCTCGCATCCTAGAAACAGCAAAAAACAGACAACTTATCGGATTGAAAATTATTTTGGCACTAGAGGAGGAAAGAAAGAGGATTTCCCGGGAAATTCATGATGGAATTGCTCAATCTATGGCGAATTTAGTATTACGCACCGAAATTGTCGAACGTATGTTAAGTAAAAAGAAATACGATACGTTAATGGATGAGTTCAATGATTTTAAAAACCAAATGAGATCAGGGTTAGAAGAAGTGAGGAAAATTATTTTTAATCTTCGACCGATGGCTTTGGATGATTTAGGGCTTGTTCCAGCGTTGAGAAAGTACTTACATGATTTTGAGGAAAAATATGTGTTAAAAACCTCAATTGATGTTCATGGACATGAAATTCGTTTATCATCAGCAATGGAAGTTGCGATTTATCGGTTTGTGCAAGAGTTTTGTTCGAATACGTATAAACATGCAGATGCCTCTCAAATTAAATTAGATATTTCCTTTGAGAACGAAATGATTTCTATCTGTTTAGAGGATGATGGACTAGGATTTGATGTAGAACAAATGGAACTAAAAATTCTTGGTGGTAGTCATTATGGTATTATCGGGATGCGCGAGCGGGTAGAACTTCTTGAAGGAGACTTTGAAATCCGTTCTGCATCAAATAAAGGTACCCAAATTACGATGAAGGTACCTGTCAATGAGAGTGAAGAAAAGGAGTGA
- a CDS encoding stalk domain-containing protein — protein MKYKHNNKGRFLSKKVIPIVVSSFISAQLLFSPISGLNISQVEAASAKLLSEEMITSGAVLQNYTFTMQRDGEYINTEVGVIKLDLNNPYVKLDVMTGAHGQFTERSTVQNMVKYTDAVAGVNGDFYAMSSEGVPLGPTISDGEIMASPSELTGMYTFGITEANKPVIGLYAFEGLVTAENGESYPLRGMNKTYAWLEPGHLHSHADSLYVYTDAWGSEQRAADGATTPTEVLVVDDVIEEISEGEFLPMTPPKDGYILRAHGKAAKFVTENMQVGDEIDTDYELLSLSDEGQNIKEDDFKMLIGGHTVLIQDGKAADFSRDVSSLLGNRSRTAIGYSKDERYVYIVTADHYGESDGLRLSELQELMLQLGIWNGINLDGGGSTQLVSRPLAEFDVELSNQPEYGSERNVVNGVGVYSTAPEGELKGMFLDGKTTLFKNEQTTYQMKAYDEYYNPIDVSELDVNWLIANPIGDFEGDVFTPKQSGTTQITATSNDINESLEIEIIGRHNLSNMGFSASNSNMLVEGGTYKLPVFVKSESGVKRTVPAELIDWEFIGFSGTMDGDTLTVHQLGNKGIGKIIAKYDGYSSMLTLSAGMLREWEDFNLGEEVPVSFTVYPSFVSGDLSFQRESANNQSLRLDYDFSEGETVNKAAYAVFNNDEGIEVDGEPQFLKVDLFGDNSYNWVRAEVIDGNGDVQKIDISKNVNWEGWETVNVNLADYNLTYPIKMKRLYIVSPDVGQNDREVTGSVAFDNIFFMYRGEIPAIIKPKVEMTLNKQILTVDGISQELDQAPVVMEGRTMVPLRFIVDALGGQVTWDSVEKKVILIKEDQLIELWINDPDINLNGNKVTSDVPPSAINNRTMVPLRFVSEFFGWKVGWDSTTKKITME, from the coding sequence ATGAAATATAAACATAATAACAAAGGCAGATTTCTCAGTAAAAAGGTCATTCCAATTGTAGTAAGTAGTTTTATAAGCGCTCAGCTTTTATTTTCACCTATATCAGGGTTAAATATATCACAAGTAGAAGCAGCTTCAGCTAAATTATTGAGTGAAGAGATGATTACCTCAGGTGCTGTATTACAAAATTATACTTTTACAATGCAGAGAGATGGAGAATATATCAATACAGAGGTTGGTGTTATTAAGTTAGATTTAAATAATCCCTATGTCAAGTTAGATGTAATGACAGGTGCCCACGGACAGTTTACAGAAAGATCAACCGTTCAAAATATGGTGAAATATACAGATGCAGTTGCAGGAGTGAATGGTGATTTTTATGCAATGAGTTCAGAGGGTGTACCCCTTGGACCGACCATATCTGACGGAGAAATCATGGCATCTCCAAGTGAATTAACGGGTATGTATACGTTTGGAATTACAGAAGCCAATAAACCTGTCATTGGACTCTATGCATTTGAGGGATTAGTGACAGCCGAGAATGGGGAAAGTTATCCCCTTAGGGGAATGAATAAAACGTATGCGTGGTTGGAGCCAGGTCATTTACATAGTCATGCAGATTCTTTATATGTTTACACGGATGCTTGGGGAAGTGAGCAAAGAGCTGCAGATGGTGCAACAACACCTACAGAAGTCTTAGTTGTAGATGATGTGATTGAAGAAATCTCTGAAGGGGAATTTCTACCGATGACTCCTCCGAAGGATGGGTACATTTTAAGAGCCCATGGTAAAGCAGCGAAGTTTGTTACAGAAAACATGCAAGTAGGCGACGAGATTGACACAGATTATGAACTTCTTTCGCTAAGTGATGAGGGTCAGAATATAAAAGAAGACGACTTTAAAATGCTGATTGGTGGCCATACCGTTTTAATACAAGATGGGAAAGCCGCAGATTTTTCCAGGGATGTATCTAGTTTATTGGGGAATCGCTCTAGGACGGCAATTGGTTATTCTAAAGATGAAAGATATGTTTACATCGTGACAGCAGATCACTATGGTGAAAGTGATGGATTAAGATTAAGTGAATTACAAGAATTGATGTTACAGCTTGGTATTTGGAATGGGATCAACCTTGATGGTGGAGGTTCAACTCAACTCGTATCACGTCCGTTGGCTGAATTTGATGTTGAACTAAGCAATCAACCCGAATATGGAAGTGAAAGAAATGTTGTAAATGGGGTAGGTGTATATTCAACAGCTCCAGAAGGTGAATTGAAGGGAATGTTTTTAGATGGAAAAACAACGCTTTTCAAAAATGAACAAACAACCTATCAAATGAAAGCATATGACGAATATTATAATCCAATAGATGTTAGTGAATTGGATGTGAATTGGTTGATAGCAAATCCAATTGGGGATTTTGAAGGGGACGTATTTACACCTAAACAATCTGGCACAACTCAAATTACTGCTACCTCAAATGATATTAATGAAAGCTTGGAAATAGAAATCATAGGAAGACATAATTTGTCCAACATGGGATTCTCTGCATCCAATTCTAATATGCTCGTTGAAGGCGGAACGTATAAACTACCTGTTTTTGTGAAATCTGAATCTGGAGTCAAACGCACGGTTCCAGCTGAATTAATAGATTGGGAGTTTATTGGTTTTTCAGGAACGATGGATGGAGATACACTAACCGTTCATCAACTTGGAAATAAAGGAATTGGTAAAATCATTGCTAAATATGATGGTTATAGTTCTATGTTAACCTTATCTGCAGGAATGTTGAGAGAGTGGGAAGATTTCAATCTTGGAGAAGAAGTTCCAGTATCTTTTACAGTTTATCCTTCTTTTGTGAGTGGGGACTTATCCTTCCAACGTGAATCTGCCAACAATCAAAGTCTTAGATTAGACTATGACTTTTCTGAAGGTGAAACTGTAAATAAGGCTGCATATGCTGTCTTTAACAATGACGAGGGAATAGAGGTAGATGGAGAGCCTCAATTCTTGAAAGTAGACTTGTTTGGTGATAACAGTTACAACTGGGTTAGAGCCGAAGTTATTGATGGTAATGGTGATGTTCAAAAAATAGATATCTCAAAAAATGTGAACTGGGAAGGCTGGGAAACAGTAAACGTTAATCTAGCAGATTATAATTTAACGTATCCTATAAAAATGAAAAGGTTATATATTGTAAGTCCTGATGTTGGACAAAATGATAGGGAAGTCACTGGTTCTGTTGCATTTGATAACATCTTCTTTATGTATAGAGGTGAAATTCCAGCGATTATTAAACCAAAAGTTGAGATGACATTAAATAAACAAATTCTTACAGTTGACGGTATCTCTCAGGAGTTAGATCAAGCTCCTGTTGTGATGGAAGGTAGAACGATGGTTCCACTTCGTTTTATTGTAGATGCTTTAGGTGGACAAGTCACATGGGATTCAGTAGAAAAGAAAGTGATTTTAATTAAAGAGGATCAGTTAATAGAATTATGGATTAACGACCCAGATATTAATTTAAACGGGAATAAAGTAACCTCAGATGTTCCACCTTCTGCTATTAATAATCGTACAATGGTTCCTTTACGATTCGTTTCAGAATTTTTTGGCTGGAAAGTAGGCTGGGATTCAACAACAAAGAAAATCACGATGGAATAA